Below is a window of Candidatus Methanoperedens sp. DNA.
TTACGCCTCCACTGCAACCGCAGTTGCTGCAAGTACCCTCTTGATGTCTTCCTCTATGGGCTTTACATCCTGCTTGATCGTATTAACGAGTATGAACCTGTCAAGCTTTGCTCCGGTCACCACATAATAGCGTCCCACCAGCTTGCTCTTGATAACATCGAGCACAACAGCCTGGTCAAGCGCCTCTGTTGCCATTTCCTTTGCTTTGTCAAGGGTAATGCCGGTAAAAGCTTCTGTCACTTCCCTGTTCATCAGGATGTCCTGCACTTTTTCCCCGTTATCCATGACAGCTTTGACTCTCAGGTCATATATTCCATCGACCTTTCCGTGTTCGCCGCATGCGCCTTTTATTAGCGCCCTGTTGCATTGCGGGCATCGCTTTATCAGTCCTGAGCCGCTCTGGATATCAACGATCGCGCCCTGGAATTCAACAAGAGTATTTCCTACCTTGATATCTTCAGATACAGGGATAATTTCACTGGTCTTGTTCAGGCTGACGCTGAAACGCCCCTGCCATTCGGAGGTTGCAACATTCTTGAATATATAGCTTTTTCCTTCCTCGACCTGGGGAAGGTTTGCCTTTGTCCATTTCTTAAATGCCACTGTTCCTGATTCATCACCCAGCAATCCTGTCTGGGAAAGAGATTCATGGTTTGTCTCCCACAACTGC
It encodes the following:
- a CDS encoding replication factor A (Replication protein A protects and stabilize the intermediate ssDNA that is generated by the unwinding action of a DNA helicase at the replication fork. In addition, SSBs prevent the formation of secondary structures by single-stranded template DNA.), producing MIEIAKQIEARFLELGVKVEISEINKMLDQLINRFKVPPEEARRNVTNHFLKKHNIPKTEFFTQRETPQVKASDIKEDGKWVTLRCKVVQLWETNHESLSQTGLLGDESGTVAFKKWTKANLPQVEEGKSYIFKNVATSEWQGRFSVSLNKTSEIIPVSEDIKVGNTLVEFQGAIVDIQSGSGLIKRCPQCNRALIKGACGEHGKVDGIYDLRVKAVMDNGEKVQDILMNREVTEAFTGITLDKAKEMATEALDQAVVLDVIKSKLVGRYYVVTGAKLDRFILVNTIKQDVKPIEEDIKRVLAATAVAVEA